One genomic region from Populus nigra chromosome 8, ddPopNigr1.1, whole genome shotgun sequence encodes:
- the LOC133701101 gene encoding uncharacterized protein LOC133701101, with amino-acid sequence MSKPHRPPSGRTNLASCIVATIFLIFLVIIILIVFFTVFKPKDPKISVNSVQLPSFSVSNNTVNFTFSQYVSVKNPNRAVFSHFDSTLQLLYSGSQIGFMFIPAGKIDAGRTQYMAATFSVESFPLSASPDAAVNVGPAFNDGGFGGGGQTGFNNGYRVGPTMEIESRIQMAGRVRVLHFFTHHLETKVGCRVVIAVSDGSVLGFHC; translated from the coding sequence ATGAGCAAACCACACAGACCACCTTCCGGGCGCACAAATCTTGCTTCGTGCATAGTGGCTACAATCTTCTTAATCTTCCTTGTTATCATAATCCTTATTGTCTTCTTCACTGTTTTCAAGCCTAAAGATCCTAAAATCTCTGTTAACTCTGTTCAACTCCCATCATTTTCTGTCTCTAACAACACTGTTAACTTCACTTTCTCTCAATATGTCTCCGTCAAGAACCCAAATAGAGCTGTTTTTTCTCACTTTGATAGCACCCTTCAGCTTCTTTACTCGGGTTCTCAAATCGGGTTCATGTTCATACCTGCTGGTAAGATTGATGCGGGTCGAACCCAGTACATGGCCGCTACCTTTTCTGTTGAGTCTTTCCCTTTATCTGCTTCGCCGGATGCAGCGGTCAATGTGGGACCCGCGTTCAATGACGGTGGGTTTGGCGGTGGTGGACAAACCGGTTTTAATAACGGGTATCGGGTCGGGCCTACGATGGAGATAGAGTCAAGAATTCAAATGGCGGGTCGGGTTCGCGTCTTGCATTTTTTTACCCATCATTTGGAGACTAAAGTTGGATGCAGGGTTGTCATTGCTGTGAGTGATGGATCTGTTTTAGGGTTTCATTGCTAG